CTCCTGTCCCTATGCTCTCCACGCATACTGGCTGACTTGTGTCCCAGGCCTCTGCATTGTCTTCCTTTTCAATAAATTGTCCTTTCCGCTTTCATTGCAATATAGCCCAGACTTCAAGATTGTTTCTTGATTGAATCTGAAATCGATATTTGAACATTTCCACTGGGTACTGCAAGTTCTCCTGTATGGTTCCTGATAGATCAAATCCAAATGTGCTTAATGTACCAGGTCTATTTTGGTAAGCTTACTGTTCCTCATCTTCCTTTCGTAATCTAGATCATATAACTGAAATACTTTAAGCTcaggtccttttttaaaaaatcatttgattgggaactcttacagatattacaacAACCCATTAGtatttagatcaagcataattgtactattgctgttatcatcattttcagaacattttcattctccttgaactttttaaaaataaatcattttattgggttgatacaactcttatcacaatccacacatacatcaattgtgtaaagcacacttagtcTTCTTGAGCTTTTTGATATCAgatccctttatcccctccctccctcactcttcccccaggaactcttattatattatatatttttattattttttttggtatcttacaccatcaatgtatccattcatctacaattctgttagtcgttccccttgagtggggtcatCATTGTTATcaatttcccttcccctcctctttcccccttcctcaaCCCTGCTTCCTGTACCTTCAGGgaattgttactcccattactgtttctgaaggttttatctatcttggatctcATGTATCAAActctcttaattatacaaatgaacatacacaggtctaacaagtttagtttagttttttaaTTAAGTTTGATAGTGGTATTTTTGAATGACCTCCAAGGTCATTCGGGAGTCTTCTTTCCATAGTTTATTTCATGAAAAAATCTGTAGTCATACTGTTTTCTTACTTTCCTAAATATTTGACCTGAGCAAGCCAGAGTGAGGTGGGGGACAAATGGGGAGAAGGGGTGCTAGACTTGGGGGATGGAAAAACATTTAAAGGTATAAGTGTATTTCTCCTGGAAATTCAGAAATttacccaaagcctaatggaaaCCATATTGTCTCCTATCTGTTTTTAGTTTAATTTATTTGGGGATTTGTATGTCCCGCTTATCTCTGGTTAAAATAGTTAAGGACCAGTTGACTATAACAttattaataagaaaaatatacaATTTTATCACAACTCTCAAGGCCATCAAGTGTTCCTAAGTATTCGAGTAAAGCTGTCATCAAGAATTCCTTCAGTGGTGAAAATTGAATTTAAGAGAATTTATTCAGAAAATAAGGGGAGAGGGAAGATTACATCCAGATGCAGAAAAACACCAGGCTATGCAAGTGAGAACTGACCCAACAAAAATGTTCTCACCCAGAGACATACTTAGTTCATGAAGCAAATAAATTATATACAGCCATGTGGTTGCTTCTCTTCTGGTTGAGTTCACTAAAAAAGTTGGATTAGGGATAGAGTACAGGCTTCTATTAGATAATTCCATATGACCATCTAGAAGTTACAGTGATTGGTTTCAGAAATTACAGGATTTCTCCATCACAATTTCATAGCTTTCAGATGGAGTCATAAAACCTCACTGGTGGAAGTTTATATTTTTAGCCAGGTATCTCAAGAGTATGTAAAAATTCAACTTGGTACCTGGATCTCATTGCCCTCAAACATCTTGTGAATCAAAACCTTTTCAATGATCTGGGACATTTCAGAAAAGACCGGTCCCAAGACCTTTTCAAACAATTCTCTTTCACTGCATCCCtgtcataaaatatatatttatttggtccactttatataaaagacaaTTATGTTAAGATTCCATTCCCTATGAGCATGTATTTTATTCACATTCCTACTTAACCAGAGAGATAAATTGCTTCTCAGTTTGAGGGTTTCCAGGAATTAACAGAGCCAGATAACAGGAGCCTGTGAAGGAAATGTCTGCAGCTGCAAAGTTTCCCAGGCAAGTAGATCAAGAAGGAATTGCTTGGCTCATTAAGTACCTAGTTAATTCAATCATTTGATCAAAATGAATTTTCCTTCACTATCCTAAACTAGAATACTCCTTCAAaaccaaggatggcaagacttcattcaagtattttgaatatgttatcacaagggaccagtccctggagaaggacatcatgtttggtcaaataGCGGGTCAATGGGAAAGAAGAAgatagacagtggctgcaacaaaggactCAAGCCAGACAACGGTTTGAGGATgacgctgaaacctgttcagcatcatagaaaTGCACAAGTCTCCACTGACCGATGCATTACAGGAGCTGGGAATTGATCCCTGGTCTGAATGTTCAGGTAGTTACATTTTgacctttttcatattttctcaaCGTCATCTCTCAATTCATCCAAACCCAGGTCATCAGAATTCCTTCCTTTTTAATCTTCTCTGATACCCAAAGAACCAGAGATGAGAAGAATTTACTGATCAATCACCAGAGACCAAATGGTATCCATGATGACATAGCTAGTGGAACACAAAAGAAATTAATCATAAATTCATGATTGTCAGGGGATCCACTCATCAGTCCCAAGAGAGACAACAGAAGCAGAAAAGGGACCATGATGGGCTACGTGCACTTCTGCAGATCAGAAAAACTCAGGAGTGGACCCTCCAGCCGCCTTGACCACTCTGATTCAGCATCATGAAGTCTTCATGCCCCGACTGCCATCAAGAGcaggtctcttcctgggaggctgTCCTTCCTAAGCTGGGTAAGGGcattgcaacaatccactttggaCCACTGCCTGAAGGCAAAGCCTTTTACAGCTCAGTCTATGGTCAGAATGAAGGCTGATCGCATGTGGAGACTCAAAGTGGGTTTAGGGCTCCCAATGTAAACCACAAAACTAGTATTCTGAATTTAAGCTCTATTACAATGGAAACAACTTCTTTGAAAAGATGGCCCCATGAGAAAATCAACAAAGTTTAAACAAAAcataaagcaaacccactgctactAAGTCGACTCCAAATCTTAGTGGCCCTttagtgcagagtagaactgctccttagaacTTTCTAgactcaattctttttttttttgattagGCAAAAAATGTATTGTGAAAGTTGTACTAAACAAGTTTCTGAAGATTCAACATTATCTTTATAAgtctaaaaattttaaaacatttattcgtattttttaaatgattttattgggggctcatacaacccatcacaatccatccatccatagtgtcaagcacatttgtacatttgttgccattgtcattctcaaagtatttgctttctacttgagcccttaatatcagctcttcattttttccttctccctctctgctccaccctccctcatgaacccttgataatttataaattattgtggttttgtcatatcttacactgtccgacatctcccttcacccacttttctgttttctgtccccagggaggagattatatgtagatccttgtaatctgttccctctttctaccccacctttcctccaccctcctggtatcgccactctcaccgatggtcctgaagggatcatctgtcctggattccctgtgtttacagttcctatctgtagcagtgtacatcctctggtctaaccagatttgtaaggtagaattgggattatgatagtggaggagggagggaggcaggaagaagaagcatttaagagctagaggaaagttgtatgtttcatcattactccaCTGCACTCTGACTAGCTCAACTCCTCCCCGTGATtcttctgtaaggaaatgtccagttgcctacagataggctttgggtccctaatctgcactccccctcattcacaatgatattattatttttttctttgatgcctgatacctgatcccttcggcaccttgtgatcacacagtcttgtgtgcttcttccatgtgggctttgttgcttctgagctagatggctgcttgtttactttcaagcctttacgaccccagacactgtatcttttgatagctgggcaccatcggctttcttcaccccatttgcttatgcacctatttactAAACTAAATTCTTACAAAGGAGAGGAGACCGCTTCATCTGTCCCCCAGAAAGCCGCTGATGGGTTCAGATCACCGATCTTGCAGGCAGCAGGCCACCACCTAAtccacttaacccactgtgcccccagggcttaCATGGCGACTTAGCAGAGAGGAAAATGTACTGCAACTACAACCTTTGACTAGCTGCTCTTTCACCCCTGCAATGAGAGTCACAACTCCGAAAGTGGTTTTCTTCCTTAATGTTCTCATAGAACTTAGCCATGTTAGGACATTTCCCGAGAACTTTATAAGGAAGTGAATTTAGAAGCCAGCTCTGTAGTTCTGTCTTGATAAGTCCAAATAACCTCTCCCCAGGGCCATTGCGCTCAGGAGTCAGTCTTTAAGGTCAGAGCCTGACTCAGGGCTAATCTCAGAGCGAACCTAATTTTCAGATGAGCAGATATAGAAATGGGTTTTTATAAGCAGGCTGCTGCCTGACCCCATCCCCACTACCTGTTAGCTGGAGCTCTGTGCCTCTCTCACTGTTATTCCTTTCTTCGCTGCTTCAAATCGCTTCAGCTCCGAGAAGAGGAACTAAATAGATTCTGGTCTTCAGACCCTTGTATCTCTCCCCACACCACCAGTGACTGGGACATTGAGTCTGGATACGGTGAGTTACAAGGATTCCTGTTAAAGCTTCTTGGGGAAAGGGGACACTGGAAGAGACCCAGGCCTTGATTGAACTTCTAGATGGTCAACTTAAGAATGGGAAATGATCCAACTGCTAGGCAGGAGATGCCTGAACTTAAGGCATCCTTCATCCCACAGACACAGCCTTCCCACCCTCACTTGTACCCCTCCCACCAGGGAAGCCCCTAGTCTCGTCTGGGACCAGGTTCTGTCAAGACAAAGTTCCTACTGTGGGTTCTGTGTCGGATgtcatatttgttgccctcaaaaATTCTCTCACATACATGCACCTCAATATATTTTTCACGGGTCCCTGGGGGAACTGTGAGGAGGCCCATTGGAGGACCCTGATACTCAGAGTTGAGAATCAGGTTAGAGGTGCCTTAGAGCCAGTGTATTTCCACCTAGGAGATGAGCACAGAGGAGTAGATGTAAGGGTTGGGGGAGCACAGAGGAGTTGATTTAAGAGGGGGGGGGATTTTGAAACACATGTACAGCTCATACTTTGACTAGAGTTGCTCCTGTGAGGACAGTCTCAGGGCTGTTACTTGATGGGTCAGAGGGATGTTTCCAAACTAAAATCTTGGATGATGGCATTCTCAACGGATAACTCAGACAAAGGCAGCTCTTTTCTAATGTTGATAATTAAGGAAATGAGCCCCAAAAGGGATGCGAGGACttagaagggagacagtgtttcacgcaTGCTTTGAGGAAGTGCTACCGAGGAGTTGGAACGGGGTAAGCACATTTGTGCAGGCAATGCAATTGCAGCCCCGGGCTGTGATTTCAGGAAACTGACATTCTTCCTGTCCAGAAATATCTCCCAAATATTTAATGGGACTAATCATCTTCTAGTCCCCTTAAGAGGTGGCTAGCTTTTCTGCTTCCCACGCCCACCCAaagcaccaaactcactgccatctacttgATTGCAAGCcctatttagggtttctgaggctgcaatatGTCTATTGGAGCCCCAGGGGCTGGTGGGATTTAAACCTGCCAACTTTGCTGGTAGCAGCCCAAGACCTAccgcacagcaccaccagggattcttcATAGACACGGAGCTTCCATACCACTCTCTTTTGAGCACATATGTGTATTCTtctgagagtggctggtaggcAATTGGCTGAGTGAGCATAGGACAGGGCGTGAATGAATATCTGTGATTCTCAAAATAATCTTCAGGGAGTTTTTAATATTAAGTGGTATTTCCAGTTCTTAAAAAATGTTcattgttcatgagggaggaggagcggggaggcagagtggaaaatgagctgataccaagggctcaagtggaaagaaaatgttttgagaatgatgatggcaagaaatgtatacacgtgcttgacacaatggatgggtggattgtgatcagagttgtacgagtcccccataaaatgatttaaaagaataataataatttaaaaagaagaaatgtttATTATCTAGTGAGACTTTCCATGTTCTAGTTTGGGAACAAATAGTGAAATTAAGCCCAAGGGTCTCCATTAGCAGGGAAAGCAATCTCCGGGCAGAGCTGAGCTTCGGGGAGTGTTGGGTCACGCTTTCATTTCTCTCTTCCTTGTGGACCTGCAGGTGTTCCTGCTGACGGGGATGGCATCTTTTCTGAAACACCTGGGCCCTGCCTTGGTCCTACTGTTCTCCTTATGGGAACAACTTACACAAGGCCAGTGCGCCTCCTCTCGTCTGTTCATGAAACAGCACTACCTGAGCACGTCGAAGGAATTCAAGCTGTACACATGCGATGCCCTTATGAAGGAGAGAGAGGGTCTGAAAGACATGGAGGTCTTCATGTTCATCTATACCGGATGGCACCAGATCGACAGTGTGTGCAGGAAGACTTACACGGAACGGTACATCAATGTGAACGTGCGGAAGGATCAACCTTTCAAAGTGCTCCTCTGTTTTAAGAGGAGTTCAAAGCCTGCCTACATAGAGAGAAGGATGTACACTTACCTTCAGTTCCACTGTGACATGGACGGGTATGTGGATGCAATGGAAGATGTAACATTTTAAAtatcatccacacctagaaaggCTCCTCCCGTCCCTAGGTACTCACTATATTGTCCAGTGCTTCCCAAGGGGCAGGGTCTGCTGACACCACCAggcctcacccctccctcctgtaCACTTCATGTGTTGCTATTTTCAAACTAGTTAGACACACAACATCATACATTGTTTCTAGATTCCATAACTTTATCTAGACTCTTCTCTGCCTGAAACACCCCTAGCCCCTGTGCTCATTGGCATTATTTATTTCTAGATTTCCCCCCAAGATTAAACTccatgtatgagtcccaataaaatgatatttaaagaaaaaaagattaaacTCTAGTGGCTTCTGTTTCCTGACTCACCCAGGGTTTTTTCTAATATGGACTCACCCACCCCCTGCCGACCAAGGAAATGGCAGGAGGACTGCAGCTGACACCTCGTGGACCACAGCAGGGGGAGAATCTAGCTCCGCATCAGTCCGGGAAGATTCCTATGAAGCAGAGATCAGACAAACCTCTATTctccacccccttttttttttttaccctattttgacaccaaccattcctgccATGACACTCTGTTTCATTGATGGGTCCCATAAGCTGCTGCAACGGCCAGGCAGAGCTCACAGACACTCGTGATTACGATGGCTCATTAGTGACGTTATCAGTTTACAAAATGGTAAGCATACAATTCTTTTGACCACAACGCCTCTTCTCAGCCACGCTCTGAGGTATTGTCCTTCTCCAGTCCTCAGCCCCTCGACCACATGATCCCTTGGCTCGTGTTCTTCTATGGGCCAGAAAGGCTGCCACTCTGCCTCATGGTCTTGGTGCTCCCCTGCTCTAGCTCAGCATCTCCCTGCTGTGGTTTCAGGTGCCTCTGGAGCTTTTGCCGCGCAGACAGGCATCTTGCACACGCGCTgatggtggctcttctttcttaacGGTCATGGGATTCTTTCTCTTCttgtttctgaaatggctcacttATACACCCAGTGGAGTGGCAAACTTGACCAGTCTTCCCTATCAGTGCTTCACACACCCTATTTACATGCTCTCGTTCAATTTGGTTGACATTGAGAAGACCTGGAAGGAAGAGTCATATCAagtcatttcacttcaccacaataCCCAAGTCTCATAAACTTCCTTTCCCTAAACACAGCTAAAATGTCTGGTATTTATGTGTGATGTGTGCAGAATGTGTCATGTAATTGGTATAGgtggtatgtgtatgtgtgatagATTTGCTTACATGTAATAAGTGCTGAAGGTTGATTTCAAGTGTGTTGCTATGTGTTTCCAATATATGTGATATGTTTTATGTGCTAAACTGGACACGAGTTGTGACCTGATATTGTGCTAGACATTGATTGCGGTGATATGCTGAGTCTCACTGATTGGGTATAAAACACATAGCATAACTccaggcacatagtaggtgctcagtcaAATATGACTTTCAGCTTCCTTCCTTTGGCTCAGCACTTTGATTTTGATAGAGCAAACATGTCAAGTACCTACCCATCAGTCATCTCCTCCCTCTGGCGTAAGAAGTTGGAGATTTCTAACATCaccggaatggacttgatggcagtgaactgagtGAAAGGCTGTTATCTGTGTGGGAGCTAGACATTCTCACATCAATCAAAAAGAGTTCTCAGCCTTCTCTGAAACCCTGGGTAGCTCAAGACCACACAAGGGGGGGACACAACTCCAGCAGCAgtgaaagcaacaacaaaacaccatGCTGGACTCAGACCCAGGCTCAGTCCTTAAAGAAGGGCATCTTTAGTGATCTCCTGTCCCCCAGATACTTGTCAAAATAGC
This genomic stretch from Tenrec ecaudatus isolate mTenEca1 chromosome 14, mTenEca1.hap1, whole genome shotgun sequence harbors:
- the LOC142426837 gene encoding epididymal secretory protein E3-beta-like, with product MASFLKHLGPALVLLFSLWEQLTQGQCASSRLFMKQHYLSTSKEFKLYTCDALMKEREGLKDMEVFMFIYTGWHQIDSVCRKTYTERYINVNVRKDQPFKVLLCFKRSSKPAYIERRMYTYLQFHCDMDGYVDAMEDVTF